One genomic window of Bradyrhizobium sp. CCGE-LA001 includes the following:
- a CDS encoding recombinase family protein, producing the protein MVAGGHVSFVPLESAPSRRYQAGDRAINKAEAAVIRRTFTDYLAGKPSRTIALELNREGVPAPQAR; encoded by the coding sequence ATGGTTGCGGGAGGTCACGTAAGCTTCGTACCACTTGAAAGCGCGCCGTCGAGAAGGTATCAGGCCGGTGACCGTGCCATCAACAAGGCCGAAGCGGCTGTTATTCGCCGCACGTTCACAGATTACCTCGCCGGCAAGCCCTCACGCACAATCGCTTTGGAGCTGAACCGAGAAGGTGTGCCTGCACCTCAAGCGCGCTGA
- a CDS encoding ectoine synthase: MIVRSLHDVEATEHFVDWGNGTSHRLLTTRDGMGFSICHTVVRANTVSLLQYRNHLEACYCIAGEGEVEDMNGNVFPIQQGDMYALDKHDKHLLRAGRHKDLILVSIFNPPLNGTERHKLNDPAGSAY; encoded by the coding sequence ATGATTGTGCGTAGCCTGCACGATGTTGAAGCGACCGAGCACTTCGTCGATTGGGGCAATGGTACTAGCCACCGCCTCCTGACGACTAGGGACGGCATGGGCTTTAGCATCTGCCACACCGTAGTGCGCGCTAACACCGTCTCGCTTCTGCAATACCGCAATCATCTCGAAGCCTGCTACTGCATCGCCGGAGAGGGCGAGGTGGAAGACATGAACGGCAATGTCTTCCCCATTCAACAGGGCGACATGTATGCGCTCGACAAGCATGACAAGCATCTTTTGCGCGCGGGACGGCACAAGGATCTGATCCTCGTTAGTATCTTCAACCCGCCCCTCAACGGAACCGAACGCCACAAGCTCAACGACCCGGCAGGCTCGGCATACTAA